Genomic DNA from Roseburia intestinalis L1-82:
CCTGCTCTACCGCATTGCTAAGATATGGCTCCCATGTAACTGCCGCATCCAGATCACCGCTGATAAAGGATACTCCGGCATCAGAGGAAGTCATATTGACAAGATCTACATCCGCATCCGTAAGTCCTGCTGTCTCAAGTGCCTGCATCAGCAGATAATGTGACGTCTGGTTGATAGACACGCCGACTTTCTTTCCCTTCAGATCTGCAATACTGTTAATATCATTTTTGACAAGGATTCCGTCAGCTCCGGCAGACTCGTCCACGATTGCCGTTACATCCAGCATATCTTCATCATACTGGCTCTCCGCAATGATCGCTGCATCCAAAGTTGTATACGCAAGATCAACTTTTCCAGCTAACAATGCTGAGCAGGATGCACTCGAATCATCAAAATCCACCATGGAAAAATCAAGTCCACAGTCCTTGAAAAATCCTTTATCCATCGCAACATAAAATGGCGCCAATCCCACAAACGGATTTGACGCCATCGTCAAAACAAGTACCATCGAAATTATTTTTTTCTTCATCATTCACACACCTCTTTCTCACTGATCACTGCTCCATGCTGTAAATATTCGATTGCTGCGAGGGCTGCCTCATGCGCCACAAGAGACGATCCTCCCACTGCTTCACGTACCACATGAATATGATAATCATGCTGATGTGCATCCGCACAGGTATAATGTACACAGACATCCGTCAGCAAACCAACCCCATAGATATGCTCAATTCCAAGTCCTTTTAACAAAATCTCCAGATCCGTCCCAAAGAAACCGCTGTACCGTCTTTTTACCATCTGATATTCTTCCGGCAGCGGCTCGATGCCATCAAAATAATCAGCCGCACCCGAAACATAATGGTTTGCATAGGCAAAAACATTTTTTTCAAAATGAGGCAGAAATGTCTGCAAAATTTCCATCTCATAATGATAAGCCCGCATCCCATATCTAATTTCTGGGGTTTAAAATACTCACGGTAAATCACCGATGCTCTTCGTTTCTCATCCGTTAAAAGATCGGTATCGCGGTATGCCATTGATTTTGTAAAATTGCACATCTGCATCAGATAGTCTTTTGCAAAATAAGTATCTAAGTATTTCCGTTTCATGACAGGATCCACATTTTCAAATACCGAATGCGCCACGTCTAACCTGCCGTCTTCATCTATCACTAAAAAATAACCCTGCGTATATGGAATCAATATACGGATCAGTTTTAAACATCTTTCTCCAAACGTCTCCAGGCTTCCGGCATAATAGATTTCCAGAAGAATGTCATTGAACATGCGCCATTCTTTTTCTGTCATAACGTAATATCCTCCACGGACACTCCAAGAGATGCCAGCTTTGCAATCGTCACTTTGATCTGATACTCCAGCTCCTGATTTTCCACCCCATTGTTTGCACGTTTGATGCGCTGTAAATCTGTATATTTATCAATTAAAACCGTGATCAGTTCTTTTTCTGTCATATCCTCCATCCTCACTACCGCCTTTCTCCGATATAAAAAATAATAGCCTGCGCTTTGCGAACATTCTATTGTTGTGAATTGTATCTGCATTCTGTAATTTTCTATATTTTAGCGGATTTTATTTTTGGTGTAAACATGCAACTTCCATTTATCTTTTGTACTTCCCGCCATCTGTTTCCTGCTGTTGTTCACACCTATTGTGTGAACAGCAGCAATTTTCTTTCACAATCTGATGCCATGCCTGACTTTGTGCTTTTGTTCCTATTCCAGTTTTTGTCTATACAACAATCCCTGCACCTTTTATTCCTTCTCTTTCACATACACCGTCATGCGTTCCTTTGTTCCATCCTCACTGGCGTAGACATAAGACCTGCCAGCTGCTTTCGCAGTGATAACCCCGTTTGCATCTACCGACACCACATTGGAGTTAGAGCAGGAATACGCCGGCTGATTGCCGGAAGATACCGTCGCATTTACTCTTGCACGTTCCCCCGGATGAAGTGTAATCGTCGTCTGCTCAAATGTAATCTTTGGAGATCTGACCGTCACTTCACAATTTTTGCTGACTCCATCTACGGTTACAGTAATGACTGCCGTTCCATGTTTGACCGCGGTTACTTTTCCTGTTTCATCCACAGTCGCCACACTTTTTTTGTTGGTTTTCCACACTGGTGTTGTTTTTGACG
This window encodes:
- a CDS encoding cysteine hydrolase family protein, giving the protein MVKRRYSGFFGTDLEILLKGLGIEHIYGVGLLTDVCVHYTCADAHQHDYHIHVVREAVGGSSLVAHEAALAAIEYLQHGAVISEKEVCE
- a CDS encoding ABC transporter substrate-binding protein is translated as MMKKKIISMVLVLTMASNPFVGLAPFYVAMDKGFFKDCGLDFSMVDFDDSSASCSALLAGKVDLAYTTLDAAIIAESQYDEDMLDVTAIVDESAGADGILVKNDINSIADLKGKKVGVSINQTSHYLLMQALETAGLTDADVDLVNMTSSDAGVSFISGDLDAAVTWEPYLSNAVEQGVGKLIFSSKDAPVSILIKELLRSQWNRHNYWQKNNSRIRLLLTDIVV